A single Gemmatimonadota bacterium DNA region contains:
- the truA gene encoding tRNA pseudouridine(38-40) synthase TruA, with amino-acid sequence MQLVLQYDGSRFAGWQRQPATATVQGAVEGVLERLFERRVTLIGAGRTDAGVHARGQAAHVRVPETWNASKLRRALNSLLPHDVWIAQAHNVTDQFHARYSAISRRYTYQLGTDDESASPFRRRYEWRVPWQLHDESALSTAAESLLGEHQFYGFAVRGTAPETDQHRCTVTYAGWARRGGRLDFTIEANRFLHHMVRFLVGTMIDVAAGRRKPESFLELLAAPNNLAVSPPAPSHGLFLDRVTYPAHFYLEGV; translated from the coding sequence GTGCAACTCGTACTGCAGTATGACGGGTCACGGTTCGCCGGATGGCAGCGCCAGCCGGCAACGGCGACGGTTCAGGGTGCTGTCGAAGGCGTACTCGAACGACTGTTCGAACGCCGGGTAACGTTGATCGGAGCTGGACGGACAGACGCAGGGGTTCACGCGCGAGGACAGGCTGCGCACGTGCGAGTGCCGGAGACGTGGAACGCCTCCAAACTTCGCCGAGCGCTCAACTCGCTGCTCCCACACGACGTCTGGATCGCACAGGCGCACAACGTTACCGATCAATTCCACGCCCGCTACAGCGCCATTTCGCGACGATATACGTATCAGCTGGGGACGGACGACGAGTCCGCCTCACCATTCAGGCGCAGGTACGAATGGCGCGTCCCATGGCAATTGCACGATGAATCGGCGCTGTCGACCGCAGCCGAATCACTCCTGGGCGAGCATCAGTTCTACGGCTTCGCGGTTCGCGGCACGGCCCCGGAAACCGATCAGCACCGCTGCACCGTGACCTACGCCGGGTGGGCGCGACGCGGTGGGCGGCTCGATTTCACCATCGAGGCGAACCGATTCTTGCACCATATGGTGCGCTTCCTGGTCGGCACGATGATAGACGTCGCGGCGGGACGCAGGAAACCCGAATCCTTCCTCGAGTTGCTTGCCGCACCGAACAACCTCGCCGTCTCCCCGCCGGCCCCGTCGCACGGTCTGTTTCTCGACCGGGTGACCTATCCGGCGCACTTCTATCTTGAGGGCGTATGA
- a CDS encoding transaldolase family protein, which translates to MKIFVQSASVAEIREFASAGLLDGVVLSPVDLATEDPSATLLDRLAEITVDFGVPVCVPVSAISGADIYREARDIARVSEHAIVQIPFVEDAVSPIRKLVEDGVRICATQVYSGAQAFIAAKLGASMVATDVREIDAQGRPSAEMVAQIRAVIDKCRLECDVAVTAPQSSIAFTSYLLAGADVAYVTPELFGSLLVHSLTDRGVDRYLSALSRRHKPRSL; encoded by the coding sequence ATGAAGATCTTCGTTCAGAGCGCATCGGTCGCAGAGATCAGGGAGTTTGCTTCGGCAGGTCTGCTCGACGGCGTAGTTCTTTCGCCGGTGGACCTCGCGACCGAGGATCCATCGGCGACCCTGCTGGACAGACTCGCTGAAATCACCGTCGATTTCGGCGTTCCGGTTTGCGTGCCAGTCAGCGCGATAAGTGGCGCGGACATCTACCGGGAAGCGCGTGACATCGCGCGAGTATCGGAGCATGCGATCGTGCAGATTCCGTTCGTCGAAGACGCCGTGTCGCCGATTCGAAAGCTGGTTGAAGACGGCGTGCGGATCTGCGCCACGCAGGTGTATTCCGGCGCGCAGGCGTTCATCGCGGCCAAGCTCGGCGCATCGATGGTCGCAACCGACGTACGCGAGATCGACGCCCAGGGGCGTCCGAGTGCGGAGATGGTTGCGCAGATACGCGCGGTGATCGACAAGTGCAGACTCGAGTGCGACGTCGCAGTGACGGCGCCGCAGAGCTCCATCGCTTTCACGAGCTATCTGCTCGCCGGCGCCGACGTCGCATATGTCACGCCGGAGTTGTTCGGCTCGTTGCTTGTGCATTCGCTCACGGACCGCGGCGTCGACCGATACCTGAGCGCGCTCTCCAGACGTCACAAGCCGAGGAGCCTGTAG
- a CDS encoding trypsin-like peptidase domain-containing protein: MKRIAVVAIIAAAIACKGGSSKAQQITVAQPSANAQVDASRRTAITAAVARVAPSVVTVQTEAVEHVPADIMEQFFGGNSAERPVAGLGSGFILRKDGVILTNAHVVRGATRISVALRDGTTYVAKLVGVDDVNDLAVLKVDASNLPVAPLGNSSSLIVGEWAIAIGNPYGFVLANTEPSVTVGVVSGVGRNLVAPPPDAGNGAYVDMIQTDAAINPGNSGGPLVDAAGEVIGVNSSIYSPSGGSVGLGFAIPINRAARVADDLLTHGSVRRPWIGVKPAVSESRTLGQRPQRGVTVAAVTPGSPAASAGIRSGDVIVRVDARQIRNAYDWEAELLELRVGETIPITLQRSGSDKTVNVRIADLPEVNAPRVTVLHEIELTTLTPAIRSERNIRSQSGAYVQNVSPRVSAQIGLAQGDVIVQVNTTRITSAEDAAAALNSGRGVVVMYVERQGQFYSTEFVTQ; this comes from the coding sequence ATGAAGCGGATAGCTGTGGTCGCGATCATCGCAGCGGCGATCGCATGCAAGGGCGGATCATCCAAGGCGCAACAGATTACCGTCGCGCAACCCTCTGCCAACGCGCAGGTCGATGCGTCCCGGCGCACGGCGATCACGGCTGCGGTCGCGCGCGTCGCACCGAGCGTTGTGACTGTACAGACGGAAGCAGTGGAGCACGTTCCGGCGGACATCATGGAGCAGTTCTTCGGCGGAAACTCCGCCGAGCGCCCCGTAGCGGGTCTTGGCTCGGGCTTCATATTGCGCAAGGACGGCGTGATACTCACCAACGCGCACGTCGTCCGCGGAGCAACACGAATCTCGGTAGCGCTGCGCGACGGAACGACGTATGTCGCCAAGCTCGTCGGCGTGGATGACGTGAACGATCTCGCCGTGCTCAAGGTCGACGCCTCCAACCTTCCTGTCGCACCACTTGGCAACTCATCGTCACTGATCGTCGGCGAGTGGGCGATCGCCATCGGCAACCCGTACGGTTTCGTGCTCGCCAATACGGAGCCAAGTGTTACTGTGGGAGTCGTCAGTGGCGTCGGGCGCAATCTCGTGGCTCCGCCACCAGACGCGGGAAATGGTGCGTACGTCGATATGATCCAGACGGACGCGGCGATCAATCCCGGCAATTCGGGCGGTCCGCTGGTGGACGCCGCGGGCGAGGTCATCGGCGTGAACAGCTCGATCTACTCTCCCAGTGGCGGCTCAGTCGGACTCGGCTTTGCCATTCCGATCAACCGCGCAGCACGCGTCGCAGACGACCTGCTCACGCACGGCTCGGTTCGCCGTCCATGGATCGGCGTCAAGCCGGCAGTAAGCGAGAGCCGCACGCTGGGCCAGCGCCCTCAACGTGGCGTCACGGTCGCAGCGGTGACCCCCGGATCACCTGCGGCATCGGCTGGAATCCGCAGCGGAGACGTGATAGTACGCGTCGACGCCCGACAGATACGGAACGCATACGACTGGGAAGCGGAGTTGCTGGAGCTGAGAGTCGGCGAGACGATTCCGATCACGTTGCAGCGAAGCGGGTCGGACAAGACCGTGAACGTGCGCATTGCGGATCTACCCGAGGTGAACGCGCCGCGAGTAACGGTGCTGCACGAGATCGAGCTGACGACGCTCACACCCGCGATTCGCTCGGAGCGCAACATCAGAAGTCAGTCCGGCGCCTACGTACAGAACGTGAGCCCGCGCGTCTCGGCGCAGATCGGGCTCGCGCAGGGTGACGTGATAGTTCAGGTGAACACAACGCGGATCACAAGCGCCGAAGATGCCGCGGCGGCGCTCAACAGCGGGAGAGGTGTGGTAGTGATGTATGTCGAACGGCAGGGCCAGTTCTACTCGACCGAGTTCGTGACGCAGTAG
- the purB gene encoding adenylosuccinate lyase has translation MHDTYSSPLSARYASRAMLELWSAQERHLLWRQLWIALAESEMELGIDIPQSAIAEMRAAAANIDFDAAAKYEQRFRHDVMAHVHTFADAAPGARRFIHLGATSAFVTDNADLILMRRALAMLRSRAVDVVRALAAFAEKWKDEPTLGYTHIQPAQLTTVGKRATLWIQDLVLDIRDMQYRIDSLPLRGVKGTTGTQASFLRLFNGDHAKVRELDRLVTSRMGFSSSIPVSGQTYTRKLDAAVLGAVAGVAASAAKFASDMRLLQSFGEVEEPFEKEQIGSSAMAYKRNPMRSERINSLARFVLSLEPNANETHSVQYFERTLDDSANRRLVIPEMFLATDAIMLIMRNIASGLEVHPARIARRVADELPFMATEELIVRAVEAGGDRQEAHEVIRKHSVAAATAVKDGASRNDMLDRLAADPDYAVPIDDLRSVLDARNFVGRSSEQVTEFLREVVDPLLNDSADTLSTEALRV, from the coding sequence ATGCACGATACATATTCGTCACCGCTGTCCGCGCGATACGCGTCGCGCGCCATGCTGGAGCTGTGGTCGGCCCAGGAGCGCCATCTGCTCTGGCGTCAACTGTGGATCGCACTCGCGGAATCGGAGATGGAGCTTGGCATCGACATCCCCCAATCGGCGATCGCCGAGATGCGCGCCGCCGCTGCCAACATCGATTTCGACGCCGCGGCGAAGTACGAGCAACGCTTCAGACATGACGTGATGGCGCACGTGCACACCTTCGCCGACGCGGCGCCGGGTGCGCGGCGCTTCATACATCTGGGTGCGACCAGCGCTTTCGTCACCGACAACGCGGACCTGATATTGATGCGGCGCGCACTGGCGATGCTTCGCAGCCGTGCAGTGGACGTCGTACGCGCACTGGCTGCGTTCGCAGAGAAGTGGAAGGACGAGCCGACTCTCGGTTACACCCACATTCAGCCGGCGCAGCTTACGACTGTCGGAAAGCGGGCGACTCTGTGGATCCAGGATCTCGTACTCGACATCCGAGACATGCAGTATCGGATCGACTCGCTACCGCTGCGCGGCGTCAAGGGAACTACCGGCACTCAGGCGTCGTTCCTGCGGCTCTTCAATGGCGACCACGCGAAAGTGCGCGAGCTGGACCGGCTCGTCACATCCAGAATGGGCTTCTCCTCCTCGATTCCCGTCAGCGGTCAGACGTACACGCGAAAGCTCGACGCCGCGGTGCTTGGCGCGGTGGCCGGCGTTGCAGCGAGTGCGGCGAAATTTGCCAGCGACATGCGCCTGCTGCAGTCGTTCGGTGAGGTGGAGGAACCGTTCGAGAAGGAGCAGATCGGATCGTCGGCGATGGCATACAAGCGAAACCCGATGCGCTCCGAGCGGATCAATTCGCTCGCGCGGTTCGTGTTGTCGCTCGAGCCGAATGCAAACGAGACCCATTCGGTGCAGTACTTCGAGCGTACGCTCGACGACAGTGCCAACCGACGACTCGTGATCCCGGAAATGTTTCTTGCGACCGATGCGATAATGTTGATCATGCGAAACATCGCGTCCGGACTCGAGGTTCATCCCGCCCGCATTGCGCGCCGCGTCGCGGATGAACTGCCATTCATGGCGACCGAGGAGCTGATCGTGCGCGCCGTGGAGGCGGGTGGCGATCGCCAGGAAGCACACGAGGTGATCCGGAAACACAGCGTCGCCGCGGCGACTGCCGTGAAGGACGGCGCGAGTCGCAACGACATGCTGGACAGACTCGCTGCCGATCCCGATTACGCCGTCCCCATCGACGATCTCCGGAGCGTGCTTGACGCACGTAACTTCGTCGGCCGCTCGAGCGAACAGGTTACCGAGTTCCTGCGCGAGGTCGTTGATCCACTGCTGAACGACTCGGCCGACACCCTTTCAACCGAGGCGCTCAGGGTATGA
- a CDS encoding phosphoribosylaminoimidazolesuccinocarboxamide synthase has protein sequence MTTPISTTSLPFPVLRHGKVRDVYEIDADRLLLVATDRVSAFDVVLDQPVPHKGAVLTQLTAWWLSQIRNVPHHMITADASEIVSLVPALRAHRDMLQGRAMLSRRANVFPVECVVRAYLSGSGWKDYLATGRLAGEALPAGMVESQALPEPRFTPATKAESGHDENISRAEMSNRLGAVAGRLEELSLELFRFGSGVAERAGLILADTKFEFGERDGEVILVDEVMTPDSSRFWARDSYRAGTTPPSFDKQPLRDYLQRLRNEGKWNGDAPGPNIPPDVITAMSNRYLEAYRRLTGSSLSIGNAT, from the coding sequence ATGACGACGCCAATCAGCACAACGTCGCTTCCCTTTCCCGTCCTCAGGCATGGAAAGGTCCGCGACGTCTATGAGATCGATGCAGACCGCCTGCTGCTCGTCGCAACGGATCGCGTGAGCGCATTCGACGTCGTGCTGGACCAACCAGTGCCGCACAAGGGTGCAGTGCTGACCCAGCTCACGGCGTGGTGGCTCAGCCAGATCCGCAACGTCCCCCACCACATGATCACGGCCGACGCATCGGAGATAGTCTCGCTCGTGCCGGCGCTCCGCGCGCACCGCGACATGTTGCAGGGACGTGCGATGCTCTCGCGCCGCGCGAACGTATTTCCGGTCGAGTGCGTCGTCCGCGCATATCTGTCGGGCAGCGGATGGAAGGACTACCTCGCGACCGGAAGACTTGCGGGTGAAGCGTTACCCGCCGGAATGGTGGAGAGCCAGGCGTTGCCGGAGCCGCGCTTCACACCGGCGACCAAGGCCGAGTCGGGACACGACGAAAACATATCGCGCGCCGAAATGAGCAATCGGCTCGGCGCGGTCGCCGGCCGGCTCGAAGAACTCTCGCTGGAGCTTTTCCGCTTTGGATCCGGCGTGGCGGAACGGGCCGGCTTGATTCTCGCGGACACCAAGTTCGAGTTCGGAGAACGCGATGGGGAGGTTATATTGGTGGACGAAGTCATGACTCCCGACAGCTCGCGTTTCTGGGCGCGCGATTCCTATCGCGCCGGTACGACGCCGCCGAGCTTCGATAAACAGCCGCTGCGTGATTACCTGCAACGGCTGCGCAATGAAGGCAAATGGAACGGCGACGCGCCCGGTCCGAACATTCCGCCGGACGTGATCACGGCAATGAGCAACCGGTATCTCGAGGCGTACAGACGCCTCACCGGATCATCGCTTTCGATCGGTAACGCAACTTGA
- a CDS encoding phosphatidylserine decarboxylase family protein — translation MSFAREGWPFIGIGVAAVIIAFIAALHYRSWPVWLLAILITVVALWCAYFFRDPERTGPRGADLIVAPADGKILMITNVDEPLFVHGKATRISIFMNIFNVHVNRYPVDGRVDFVHYNKGKFLNAAAEKSSLENEQMSVGVTTPAGTRILTRQIAGLIARRIVTYSKVGDEAHQGERFGIIRFGSRVDVFIPTDATVNAKLGDMTTAGTTVLAELKR, via the coding sequence TTGAGCTTCGCGCGCGAAGGTTGGCCATTCATCGGAATCGGTGTCGCCGCCGTGATCATTGCGTTCATTGCGGCGCTGCACTACCGGTCGTGGCCCGTATGGCTGCTCGCGATTCTCATTACAGTCGTCGCCCTCTGGTGCGCCTACTTCTTCCGCGATCCCGAGCGAACGGGTCCACGCGGCGCAGATCTGATCGTCGCGCCGGCTGACGGCAAGATATTGATGATCACCAATGTCGACGAGCCGCTGTTCGTGCACGGCAAGGCGACCCGAATTTCGATCTTCATGAACATCTTCAACGTGCATGTGAACCGCTATCCGGTAGATGGACGCGTGGATTTCGTGCATTACAACAAGGGCAAGTTTCTGAATGCGGCCGCCGAGAAGTCGAGTCTGGAGAACGAGCAGATGTCGGTCGGAGTTACGACACCGGCGGGAACTCGGATTCTCACGCGTCAGATTGCCGGACTGATCGCGCGTCGCATAGTCACGTACAGCAAGGTCGGAGACGAGGCCCATCAGGGCGAACGATTCGGCATCATTCGATTCGGATCGCGCGTCGATGTCTTCATCCCCACCGACGCGACAGTCAACGCGAAGCTGGGTGACATGACGACAGCGGGTACGACTGTTCTTGCGGAGCTCAAACGGTGA
- the pssA gene encoding CDP-diacylglycerol--serine O-phosphatidyltransferase has translation MRRAVILLPSGLTIANLFFGIFAIVAAARGDPSRAGLYVVLAGIFDVFDGRVARATNTGSPLGSELDSLVDIVSFGVAPAMIMYFAVLNREGWDWVFSFAFIACAALRLARFNVEQAGRAKRYFHGLPSPAAGLTLATYYWFSQTSLYNDTNIANLQWHVMLRFVMAGLGALMVSDASYPAVPTVGFRSLREILGTIVVLGTIIGVFFVPKQFFFPACLAYVLYGLGRSVLLGLLGRPTFSSHDADLENDEEDETELEPLERPANAALAYSPSETTNVTRRRRRRRRPRRDRPGNDNPDEAPPSPET, from the coding sequence ATGCGCCGCGCCGTGATTCTGCTGCCCAGCGGTCTCACGATCGCGAATCTCTTCTTCGGCATATTCGCGATCGTCGCAGCCGCACGTGGAGATCCGTCGCGCGCCGGTCTGTACGTCGTTCTCGCCGGCATCTTCGACGTTTTCGACGGCCGCGTCGCTCGCGCGACCAACACCGGATCGCCACTCGGATCCGAGCTCGACTCGCTGGTCGACATCGTTTCGTTCGGTGTCGCGCCTGCGATGATCATGTACTTCGCGGTTCTCAATCGCGAGGGATGGGACTGGGTATTTTCGTTCGCCTTCATAGCGTGCGCCGCATTGCGCCTTGCACGCTTCAACGTCGAGCAGGCTGGCCGCGCAAAACGCTACTTTCACGGCCTGCCGAGTCCGGCGGCTGGATTGACTCTGGCCACGTACTACTGGTTCAGCCAGACGTCGCTCTACAACGATACAAACATCGCGAACCTTCAGTGGCACGTGATGCTCAGGTTTGTGATGGCGGGCCTCGGCGCGCTCATGGTGAGCGACGCATCGTATCCCGCCGTCCCAACCGTCGGCTTCAGGTCTCTGCGCGAGATACTCGGCACGATCGTCGTGCTGGGCACGATCATCGGCGTGTTCTTCGTACCCAAGCAATTCTTCTTCCCCGCGTGCCTGGCCTACGTGCTGTATGGTCTTGGAAGATCCGTGCTGCTCGGCTTGCTCGGACGTCCAACTTTCAGCAGCCACGACGCGGATCTCGAGAACGACGAGGAAGACGAGACGGAGCTCGAGCCCCTCGAGCGCCCAGCGAATGCCGCACTCGCCTATTCGCCGTCGGAAACGACCAACGTCACCAGACGCCGTCGTCGTCGCCGTCGTCCCAGGCGCGATCGGCCCGGGAATGACAATCCGGACGAAGCTCCCCCTTCACCCGAAACTTGA
- the purS gene encoding phosphoribosylformylglycinamidine synthase subunit PurS, producing the protein MQLYRVPVQIIPRPGILDPQGAAVAGALRSLGFNTIADIRVGRFITVDVNAASAADATSAVRSMCEKLLANPVIEDFVLEEPTLQQGGQS; encoded by the coding sequence GTGCAGTTATACCGCGTTCCCGTTCAGATCATCCCGCGTCCCGGAATTCTCGATCCGCAAGGCGCAGCGGTTGCGGGCGCGCTCCGCAGCCTCGGTTTCAATACGATTGCCGATATACGAGTCGGACGCTTCATCACGGTCGACGTCAACGCGGCGAGCGCCGCCGATGCCACGAGCGCGGTTCGCAGCATGTGCGAGAAGTTGCTCGCGAATCCGGTGATCGAAGACTTCGTGCTGGAAGAGCCGACACTGCAACAGGGCGGTCAGTCGTGA
- the purQ gene encoding phosphoribosylformylglycinamidine synthase subunit PurQ codes for MKFGVVTFPGSNGDYDACHAAADAIGQECVYLWHKDHDLKGCDVIVLPGGFSYGDYLRPGAIARFSPIMNEVVAHAKRGAPVLAICNGFQVACEAGLLPGALLRNASLRFVSRLVTMRVENDSSMFTHEYYKGQILSVPVAHGDGRYTADPDVVARLEGEGRVAFRYSSAGGDIGDEDNINGSVNGIAGIINAAGNVLGMMPHPERAVDPVIGSTDGLGVFHSLLDGVPA; via the coding sequence GTGAAGTTCGGCGTCGTCACATTCCCCGGATCGAACGGCGACTACGACGCGTGCCATGCAGCGGCGGACGCGATCGGTCAGGAATGCGTGTATCTCTGGCACAAGGACCACGACCTCAAAGGCTGCGACGTGATCGTCCTTCCGGGTGGCTTCAGCTACGGCGATTACCTGCGGCCCGGAGCAATCGCCCGCTTCAGTCCGATCATGAATGAAGTCGTCGCGCATGCGAAGCGCGGCGCACCGGTTCTCGCAATCTGCAACGGCTTTCAGGTCGCATGCGAGGCCGGGTTGCTTCCTGGAGCACTTCTGCGGAACGCATCGCTTCGGTTCGTCTCACGCCTCGTCACGATGCGCGTGGAGAACGACTCGAGCATGTTCACGCATGAATATTACAAGGGCCAGATACTGTCGGTGCCGGTGGCACATGGAGATGGTCGCTACACGGCTGATCCCGACGTAGTTGCGAGATTGGAAGGCGAAGGGCGCGTCGCATTCCGGTATTCTTCCGCGGGCGGCGACATCGGTGATGAGGACAACATCAACGGCTCGGTGAACGGAATCGCGGGAATCATCAACGCAGCGGGCAATGTTCTCGGTATGATGCCCCACCCCGAGCGAGCGGTGGATCCGGTGATCGGTTCGACCGACGGCCTCGGCGTGTTTCACTCGCTGCTCGATGGAGTACCAGCCTGA
- the purL gene encoding phosphoribosylformylglycinamidine synthase subunit PurL codes for MSEVLPRPGDPEITPALVREHGLTESEFDRICNMLGRTPTFTELGIVSALWNEHCSYKHSRNTLRTLPTEGAAVIQGPGENAGVVAIGDGVAIAFKIESHNHPSAIEPYQGAATGVGGILRDVFTMGARPIAMLNSLRFGSLDSARNRYLFAGVVKGIGDYGNSVGVPTVAGEIVFDSAYDGNPLVNAMCVGMLREDELIRAKAEGVGNPILCVGARTGRDGIHGASFASEDLSEASEAKRPRVQVGDPFTEKLLLEASLELIRSGHIVAIQDMGAAGLTSSSAEMAARGDVGVTIDTSRVPVREAGMTPYEILLSESQERMLVVALEGHEQQVREILFKWDLTAEVIGKVIQEPVYRVTEGDRVVAEFPGSALVTECPRYDVPAEEGREAIARRSIDVAATKELAAEADPTWTLLQLLAAPTIASKRWAYQQYDSTVRTNTVIGPGGDAAVLRVRGTDRAIALKTDCNGRYVTLDPRVGGRIAVVESARNVACTGARPLAITNCLNFGNPTRPEIFFQFKEAVAGIREACIALDTPVTGGNVSFYNESPTGSVHPTPVIGMLGVIDSLEHITRSTFRNAGDAIVLLGDCTDEIGGSEYLATIHGAIGGAPPACNLDHERSLIATLLEAIRAGVVASAHDCSDGGLAIAVAECIMANPERMFGADIDLGAWDSLPLRAVLFGEAQGRVVISSGEADRVLEIAARNGVPARAIGTVTDLAEGFTIRTGGRVLKIGTEQAAAAYHEAIPRIMDAAPQSAAIEETEGVKV; via the coding sequence ATGAGCGAAGTTCTTCCCCGCCCCGGCGATCCGGAAATCACCCCCGCGCTTGTCAGAGAGCACGGTCTGACAGAGTCGGAGTTCGACCGCATCTGCAACATGCTTGGCCGAACGCCGACGTTCACGGAGCTCGGAATCGTGAGCGCGCTATGGAACGAGCACTGCTCCTACAAGCACTCGCGTAACACTCTGCGTACGCTGCCTACCGAAGGTGCTGCCGTCATCCAGGGCCCTGGCGAGAACGCAGGCGTCGTCGCAATCGGTGATGGCGTCGCAATCGCGTTCAAGATCGAGTCGCACAACCATCCGTCCGCAATCGAGCCCTATCAGGGCGCCGCAACCGGTGTGGGTGGAATCCTTCGTGACGTATTCACGATGGGCGCGCGCCCGATCGCGATGCTCAACTCGCTGCGATTCGGCTCACTCGATAGCGCGCGCAACCGTTATCTGTTCGCCGGCGTCGTCAAGGGAATTGGCGACTACGGAAATTCCGTCGGCGTACCAACCGTAGCGGGTGAGATTGTTTTCGACTCTGCATACGATGGCAACCCGCTGGTCAACGCGATGTGCGTCGGGATGTTGCGCGAGGATGAGCTCATCCGTGCGAAAGCCGAGGGAGTCGGAAATCCCATTCTCTGTGTCGGCGCGCGGACCGGGCGAGATGGGATTCACGGAGCGTCGTTCGCGTCCGAAGATCTTTCCGAGGCGAGCGAGGCGAAACGTCCACGAGTTCAGGTTGGCGATCCATTCACCGAGAAGCTTCTGCTCGAAGCAAGTCTCGAGCTGATCCGCAGCGGACACATCGTCGCGATTCAGGACATGGGTGCCGCCGGTTTGACTTCGTCGTCCGCCGAGATGGCGGCGCGCGGCGACGTTGGAGTCACGATCGATACGAGCCGCGTCCCCGTTCGTGAAGCAGGAATGACGCCTTACGAGATACTGCTCAGCGAGTCGCAGGAGCGCATGCTGGTAGTGGCACTCGAAGGTCACGAGCAGCAGGTTCGGGAGATTCTCTTCAAGTGGGATCTCACCGCTGAAGTGATAGGCAAGGTCATTCAGGAGCCCGTTTACCGCGTGACCGAGGGAGATCGCGTAGTCGCGGAATTTCCCGGCTCCGCACTCGTTACAGAGTGTCCGCGCTACGACGTTCCGGCCGAGGAGGGACGCGAGGCGATCGCGAGACGCAGCATCGACGTCGCGGCGACGAAGGAACTGGCCGCGGAGGCCGACCCGACGTGGACATTGCTGCAGCTTCTCGCCGCTCCCACAATCGCGAGCAAGCGGTGGGCGTATCAGCAATACGACTCGACGGTGCGAACCAATACTGTCATTGGGCCTGGCGGGGACGCAGCAGTTCTGCGAGTCCGTGGCACCGATCGCGCCATTGCGCTCAAGACAGATTGCAACGGCCGGTACGTCACGCTCGATCCAAGAGTTGGCGGCCGCATCGCTGTCGTCGAATCGGCTCGCAACGTCGCATGCACCGGCGCGCGTCCGCTCGCGATCACCAACTGTCTCAATTTTGGAAACCCGACACGCCCTGAGATATTCTTCCAGTTCAAGGAAGCCGTTGCGGGAATTCGCGAGGCCTGCATCGCGTTGGACACACCAGTCACAGGTGGAAATGTCTCGTTCTATAACGAGAGTCCGACCGGCAGCGTGCATCCAACGCCGGTCATCGGAATGCTCGGCGTCATCGATTCGCTCGAACACATCACCCGATCGACGTTTCGCAATGCGGGAGATGCGATAGTTCTTCTTGGTGATTGCACCGACGAGATTGGCGGCAGCGAGTACCTGGCGACGATCCATGGCGCGATCGGCGGAGCTCCGCCGGCCTGCAATCTGGATCACGAACGCAGCCTCATCGCCACGCTGCTGGAAGCGATCAGGGCCGGAGTGGTCGCTTCAGCGCACGATTGCAGCGATGGTGGTCTGGCGATTGCTGTCGCCGAATGCATCATGGCGAACCCTGAAAGGATGTTCGGCGCGGACATCGATCTCGGCGCTTGGGATTCGCTCCCACTCCGCGCCGTGCTGTTCGGCGAAGCACAGGGCCGCGTGGTCATTTCGTCGGGCGAGGCGGACCGCGTGCTGGAGATAGCGGCACGTAATGGCGTACCGGCTCGGGCGATCGGAACGGTTACCGACCTGGCTGAAGGTTTTACGATCCGGACAGGTGGCAGAGTGTTGAAAATTGGAACCGAGCAGGCAGCCGCGGCGTATCATGAGGCTATCCCGCGCATCATGGACGCGGCGCCCCAGAGTGCCGCAATCGAAGAAACTGAAGGAGTGAAGGTCTAG